A genomic segment from Daphnia carinata strain CSIRO-1 chromosome 1, CSIRO_AGI_Dcar_HiC_V3, whole genome shotgun sequence encodes:
- the LOC130691395 gene encoding tetratricopeptide repeat protein 9C-like: protein MNENLENCSSSVLPNLSQRAEKKLSLAKALKLEGNNCFRQQNLKEAIRHYHRALLYVKGVENDGSSVLRELGATFTKPGNGKGFEEKIDPVVLKQNTELKIDCYNNLSACLLKNEKPDYEKVVFYCKEVMKCSRENPKTHFRMALALFELGDFNAALESCNEALRCGPSQDSKITNLKTRCLAQLTKQNCENKIMYEKMLGFK, encoded by the exons atgaatgaaaatttggaaaattgTTCTTCATCTGTTTTGCCCAACTTAAGCCAAAGAGctgaaaaaaaactatctCTAGCAAAAGCCCTCAAATTGGAGGGAAACAATTGTTTCAGACAACAAAATCTAAAGGAAGCTATTCGACATTACCACAG AGCCTTGCTGTATGTAAAAGGTGTGGAAAACGATGGATCTAGTGTGTTAAGAGAGTTGGGTGCTACATTTACCAAACCGGGTAATGGAAAAGGCTTTGAAGAGAAAATTGACCCTGTTGTCTTAAAGCAGAACACAGAGTTGAAGATAGATTGCTATAATAATTTGTCTG CATGTTTGCTGAAGAATGAAAAACCTGATTATGAGAAAGTAGTGTTCTACTGCAAAGAAGTGATGAAATGCTCTCGTGAAAATCCAAAAACACACTTCAGAATGGCACTAGCACTTTTTGAACTTGGAGACTTTAATGCAGCTTTGGAATCTTGTAATGAAGCACTGCGATGTGGGCCTTCACAAG ATTCAAAGATTACCAATCTCAAAACAAGGTGTCTGGCACAACTCACCAAACAAAattgtgaaaacaaaattatgtaTGAAAAGATGCTGGGTTTCAAATGA
- the LOC130691391 gene encoding RRP15-like protein: MESIDCDDLLNSDEEYDDLESGQEASASDDGDSYTKGSNSDSDSDSDSNEKEVASQDEKNVVYGNFGWADAMSKVLKSSKPKTKKSVILSKAKKDADIMKIISAQQEKTLSFEVEEAKKENVTKNEDPDVVRRSAHLEKMLRRQRRKEWDLIGRVMPSVTEDRERERILSKIATRGVVQLFNSVKIQQKTIQDKLKEAGPLERKREKALKSLNKEDFFELLKGGKRVKAEVKTERPTNVKQEEATWSVLRDDFMPEVSMRDWDKQESSDSEDV, translated from the exons ATGGAATCCATTG ATTGCGACGATCTGCTTAATTCCGACGAAGAATATGATGACCTAGAAAGCGGACAAGAGGCAAGCGCGTCGGACGATGGTGATTCTTACACAAAAGGAAGCAATTCTGATTCTGATTCTGATTCTGattccaatgaaaaagaagttgcATCTCAAGATGAAAAAAACGTTGTATATGGGAATTTTGGTTGGGCGGATGCCATGTCTAAAGTGCTTAAGTCTTCCAaaccaaaaacgaaaaagtctGTCATTCTATCGAAAGCCAAAAAAGATGCAGACATAATGAAGATCATCTCAGCTCAACAGGAAAAGACTTTATCATTTGAGgttgaagaagcaaaaaaagaaaatgttaccAAAAACGAGGATCCTGATGTTGTGAGGCGAAGTGCTCATCTTGAAAAAATGCTACGcagacaaagaagaaaagaatgggaTCTTATTGGAAGAGTTATGCCATCTGTCACTGAggatagagaaagagaaagaattttATCAAAAATAGCAACCAG GGGTGTTGTACAGTTGTTCAATTCCGTTAAAATTCAGCAGAAAACCATCCAAGACAAATTAAAGGAAGCGGGGCCATTAGAGCGCAAGCGCGAAAAAGCATTGAAATCTCTAAACAAAGAGGATTTTTTTGAACTTTTAAAAGGCGGGAAACGTGTCAAAGCAGAG GTAAAAACTGAACGTCCCACCAACGTAAAGCAGGAAGAGGCAACATGGAGCGTACTGCGTGACGATTTCATGCCCGAAGTGTCTATGCGAGATTGGGATAAACAAGAAAGTAGTGATTCGGAAGATGTATAA
- the LOC130691390 gene encoding uncharacterized protein LOC130691390: protein MENESEAVNIVAMGDPMSMDYGVLIAINSTVSSNCTSRFKNGCSSREKLHFRFWPGEINPSQTSQGLMALTVMLLLLCLIITYCCWGTCCKLIKRRSTNRRSRSQISFDSSISCASDPRLMMMWSLHHRREMCAHHPETTVALDQHRNHVLVKPRPLRPDVPPPPYDALFGQEISYAPPTYSSLALDQALSPASLRPQETCESSVSSIPVVTVRIEREAEIPDASGDVNRGSSFARSQSVPAISNNPSQNKPFGIIFRIGNDDSGTFEDDHEVAN from the exons ATGGAAAACGAATCGGAAGCTGTAAACATAGTGGCCATGGGTGATCCCATGTCAATGGACTATGGAGTTCTTATTGCCATAAATTCGACCGTGAGTAGCAACTGTACTAGTCGTTTCAAAAACGGTTGCAGTTCTCGTGAAAAACTACATTTCCGCTTCTGGCCAG GCGAAATTAACCCATCACAGACGTCCCAAGGATTGATGGCTTTAACCGTTATGCTGCTTCTGCTCTGCTTAATTATTACGTACTGCTGCTGGGGAACCTGTTGTAAGCTGATTAAACGGAGATCTACAAATAGGAGAAGTAGAAGTCAAATATCTTTTGATTCAAGCATCTCCTGTGCCTCGGATCCGAGGCTAATGATGATGTGGTCTCTGCATCATCGTCGTGAAATGTGTGCACATCATCCAGAGACAACGGTTGCTTTAGATCAGCATCGTAATCACGTTTTGGTTAAACCAAGACCACTGCGACCAGACGTTCCTCCGCCTCCTTATGATGCTCTTTTTGGTCAAGAAATTAGCTACGCTCCTCCGACGTACAGCTCACTGGCATTGGATCAAGCCCTGTCCCCAGCTAGTTTACGTCCGCAAGAAACCTGTGAATCGTCGGTTTCCTCTATCCCGGTCGTCACTGTGCGCATAGAAAGGGAAGCTGAGATACCAGATGCATCGGGAGACGTTAATCGGGGTAGCTCTTTTGCTAGAAGTCAAAGCGTACCTGCCATTAGCAACAACCCATCTCAGAATAAGCCTTTTGGAATTATCTTTAGGATTGGAAACGATGATAGTGGAACGTTTGAAGACGACCACGAAGTAGCGAACTGA